AGAAACCCGATTTCGTCGTCGTCAACGGCGATTTCGTGGACGAAGCAGCGCCCGCCGACCTCGCCTTGGCCCACCGCATCCTCACCGAGGAGCTGGGCGACGAACTGCCCTGGTACTACGTGCCGGGCAACCACGAGATCATGGGGCCGGGCACCATCGAGAACTTCCGACGCGAGTTCGGCGCCACCAACCGGACGTTCGACCACAAGGGCACCAGGTTCGTGCTGCTGGACTCGTCCACCGGCACCGTCCGGGGCGGCGGCTTCAGCCAAGCCGCCATGCTCCGCGACGCCCTGCGCGACCACGAAAACGTCAACTCCGTCGTCGTCATGGAACACCACCCGCCCCGCGACCCCACGCCCACCAAGGGCAGCCAGCTCAACGACCGCCTCGAAGCCGACATGGTCGAGGACTGGCTGGCCGAGTTCCGCCGCACCACGGGCAAGGGCGCGATGTTCATCGGAGCGCACGTCGGCGTGTTCCACGCGTCCAGAGTGGACGGTGTGCCGTACCTGATCAACGGCAACTCCGGCAAGGCCCCGGCGGAAGGCGGCTTCTCCGGCTGGACCCTGCTCGGCGTCGACCCCCACCGCCCGGACTGGATCGCCGCCGAGATCCGCCCGCACGTCGACACCCTCACCCTGACCGCACCGGACCACCTCACCGCCGGCACCCCGACCCACGTCACCGCGACCCTCACCCAGGGCACGCGCCAAGTCCCCGTCCACTACCCGGTGAGCGCCGACTGGACCGCCTCCTCGAACGTCCACATCGGCCCGGCGACCGGCCTGCGCCCGTGGCACGCGGCCTGGCTGGACCCGGAGACCGGCCGGTTGACGACCTTCCGCGCCGCCCGCATCTCCCTGGCCGTCACCGTCAACGGCACCACCCAACGCAAAGACCTGACCGTCTCCTGGCCCGAGTGGGGTCGAAAGGTCGCCTGACCGCCTTGACGCAACCGGACGGTTGCCATAGTTTGGCAACCGTCCGGTTGCAACACGTGTGGAGGCAGTCATGGGTTTCCCCGACCGCATCGAGCGCACCGTCGAGGTCGCGCAACCGCCCGCCCGGGTCTGGGCGGCGCTCACCACGGCGGAAGGCCTGGCGTCCTGGTTCGGCGAGCGGGCGAGCATCGACCTGCGGCCCGGCGGCGAGGCCACGATGTCGTGGGACAGCGGCGACTCGGTCGAGATGCGGGTGGAGCGCGTCGAGGAGCCCTCGGTGTTCGGGTTCACCTGGCGCATGTACGGCATGCCCGAGGACGACCCGCGCCGCACGTACGTCGAGTTCACGCTCGAACCCACGGCGTCCGGCACCCGCCTGACCGTGGTCGAGTCCGGTTTCGCGCAGCTGCCCGAGAACTGCCACGGCAAGGCCTACGACGCCCACAGCCAGGGCTGGAAGAGCGAGCTGGGCCAGCTCGTCGACCTGCTCGATGCGGCCTGACGCGGAGGCGGTCGCCGAACAGGTCTTCACCGCCCTGGCCGACCCGACCCGGCGGTCCATCCTGGCCGCCCTGGCCTCGGGCGGCCCCGCCACCGCCACCGACCTGGCCGACCGCCTGCCCATCACCAGACAAGCGATCGCCAAACACCTGGCCCTGCTGGCCGAAACGGGCTTGGTCACCCCCGAACCCGGCGAACGCCGCCGCGTCCGCTACCGCCTGGACTCCGCGCCAATGCAAGTGGCCCAACAGTTCCTGGCCGCCCTGGCACGTGACTGGGACGGCCCCTTGGCCGCCCTCAAGAACCACTTGGAGAACCAATGAGCAGCTTCACCACGGCCTACACGGTCGCCCAAACCCCCGCAGAAGTCTTCAACGCCGTCACCAACGTCTGCGGCTGGTGGTCCCAGGACGTGGAAGGCCCCACCGACGAACCAGGTGCCGAATTCACCTACCACTACCAAGCCCTCCACCGCTGCCGCATAAGGATCACCGAGCTCACCCCTCGCACGATCTCGTGGCAGGTGCTGGAGAACCACTTCGCCTTCACCGAGGACCAGACGGAGTGGGCCGGCACGACCATCACGTTCGACATCACCGAAACCCCGGAAGGCACACGCCTCACCTTCACCCACCACGGCCTGCTCCCGGCCCACGAGTGCTACACGGTCTGCGACAACGCATGGCGCTTCTACATCGGCACCAGCCTGCACAACCTCATCACCACCGGCCAGGGCAACCCCAACACCGGCGAAACCAACCACGTCCCGCCGTTGGCGAGCGTCTGATGAAGACGCCGCCGATCGTCACCGCGCAAGAGTGGGAAGCCCACCGCCAAGCCTTGCTGGTCAAGGAAAAGGAACTGACCCGCGCCAAGGACGCGCTAGCCGCCGAACGCCGCCGAATGCCCTGGCTGGAAGTGACCAAGCCGTACACCTTCGACACGGCGTCAGGCCCCAAATCCCTCCTGGACCTCTTCGAGGGCCGCCGCCAACTCATCGTCTACCGAGCCTTCATGGACCCAGGCGTACACGGCTGGCCCGACCACGGCTGCAAGGGCTGCTCGATGGTGGCAGACCAAGTAGCCCACCCGTCCCACCTGCACAACCGCGACACCACCCTGGCCTTCGTCTCGAGGGGAACCCAGCCGGAGTTGGAGCGCATCAAGGCCAGGATGGGCTGGTCCCTGATCCCGTGGCACACCATCACCGACGACTTCGACACCGACTTCGGCGTCAACGAATGGCACGGCACCAACGCCTTCATCCGGGAGGGCGACCAGGTCTACCGGACGTACTTCATCAACAACCGAGGTGACGAGTCGATGGGCGGCACCTGGTCCTACCTCGACATCACCGCCCTCGGCCGCCAAGAGACCTGGGAAGACTCCCCGGAGGGCTACCCCCAAACCCCGCCGTACCAGTGGTGGACCTGGCACGACGAGCCCACCACCTGACCCACACCAGCAGTCCTCGGCAAGTCGCCAGTCCACCCCTTTGCCGAGCGGCAGTCCACCCGCTTTGCCGGGTGGCAGTCCACCGGAGGGGACACAACCCAACTTGGGCTTCTTGCTTTTGTCATCTCCGTATGGCCTGCCCGAAGGGCTACCACAGATTTCCCCGGGTGCAGCCGAAAGTTTTTGCGAGGAACGAGCAAAAAGTTTTAGCGGCACCCGGGGAAATCTGTGGTAGGCTCCGCCAGGCCATACGGAGATGACAAAAGCAAGAAGCCCCCGCCGTTGCAGTTGAGTCATCTTTGGTGGCCTGCCCGCCGGCGAGGCGCTTTTAATCTTTGAACCGGAACGCTTCGCTCTCAAGCTGAACGCGCTGCGCGCTCTCAAGATCACAAGCGGCGCTCGCCGCGCGGCAGGCCGCCAGCGGGGGGTGAAGGGCGTCGGTTCCCCCGCCGTATGGCCTGGCGGAGCCAACCACATTTTCCAGGGGTTGCCGCTAAAACTTTTGCTCGTTCCTCGCAAAACTTTCGGCTGCAACCCCTGGAAAATGTGGTAGCCCTTCGGGCAGGCCATACGGCGGGGGAACCGAGGCCCTCCACCTGTGGTTGAGACCACCACACAAAGCGCGCTGCGCGCGCCGAAAAGCGGAAAGCACGCGCGGCGCGTGGAAAGGTCTTCGCCTGGCACGACGGGGAGCCGTGCCAGGCGAAGGTCAGCTCAGAACTTCTCGCCCTTGGCGGCCCGCTCGCGCAACGACGCCGTGGGACGGAAGCGCTCGCCGTACGTGTCCGCCAGGTAGTCCGCCCGTTCCACGAACTCGCTCAGCCCGTACGAGTTGATGAACTGCAGCGTCCCCCCGCTCCACGGGGCGAACCCGAACCCGAACACGCTGCCCACGTTCGCGTCGCCCACCGACCGCAGCACGCCCTCGTCCAGGCACCGCACGGTCTCCAAGGACTGGATGAACAGCAACCGGTCCTCGACGTCCTGCTCGGTCACCCCCGCGTCCGCGCGCCCGTAGCGCGCCAGGCCCGGCCACAGGTACTTCTTGCCGCCCTCCGGGTACTCGTAGAACCCCGCACCTCCCGACTTCCCGGTGCGTCCCTCGGCGACCAGTTCCTCCAGCACCTTGAACGCCGGGTGGTCGCCCAGGATGCCGGCGCCGGCCGCGTCGTCGGCCAGCGTCTGGTCGCGGATCTTCAGTTGCAGGGTCAGGGTCACCTCGTCGGACACCGCCAGTGGCCCGACGGCCATGCCCGACCGCTTGGCCACGTTCTCGATCAGCGCCGGTTGCACGCCCTCGGCCACCATCGACACGGCCTCGGTGACGTACGTGCCGAACGTCCGGGACGTGTAGAAGCCCCGGCTGTCGTTGACCACGATCGGCGTCTTCCCGATCTGCAGCACGTAGTCGAACGCCCGCGCCAGCGTCTCGTCGGACGTCTGCTCGCCGACGATGATCTCCACCAGTCGCATCTTCGGCACGGGTGAGAAGAAGTGCAGGCCGATGAACTTCGTCGGGTCCTTCACCGCCCCGGCCAAGCCGGTGATCGGCAGCGTGGACGTGTTGGACGCGATCACCGCGTCCGGCAGGGCCGCCGCCTCGGCTGCCGGCAGCACCTTGTTCTTCAGTTCGCGGTTCTCGAAGACGGCCTCGATGATGAGGTCGCACCCGGCCAGGTCGTCGTCGGAGTCGGTCGGTGTGATGCCGGGGTTGCCCGCCGCACCACGGGTGGCGGCCTCCAGGGTGACGTCCTTCAGCACCACCTCGATACCGGCCTTGGCCGACACCTCGGCGATCCCGGCGCCCATCATGCCCGCGCCCAGCACGCCGACCTTGGTCACCTTCGAAGCGTCCACACCGGACGGACGGGACCCGCCGGCGCCGATCTCGTTGAGCTGGAACCAGAAAGTCCCGATCATGTTCTTGGCCACCTGCCCGGTGACCAGCTCCACGAAGTACCGGCCCTCGATCTTCAACGCCGTGTCGAAGTCGACCAAAGCACCCTCGACGGCCGCCGCCAGGATCTTCTCCGGCGCCGGGTACACGCCATGGGTCTTCTTGCGCAGCACGGCCGGGGCCGCCGCCAGCAGGCTGTACACGTTGGGGTCGCCGAACTTCACGTCCGGCACGGTGTACCCAGGCTGGTCCCACGGCTGGACGGGGGACGGGTTGGCCTTGATCCACGCCCGCGCCTGGGCGATCAGGTCCTCCCTCGAGGACGCCAGCGCGTGCACGATCCCGGCCTGCAACGCCCGCTGCGGGCGCAACTGCTTGCCCTCCATCAGCAACGGCAACGCCGGCTGCACGCCCAGCAAGCGCACCATCCGCGTGACGCCACCGCCACCGGGCAGCAGGCCCAGCGTCGCCTCGGGCAGGCCGAGCTTGATGCGGTCGTCGTCCAGCACGACCCGGTGGTGGCAGGCCAACGCGATCTCGAACCCGCCGCCCAGCGCGCTGCCGTTGATGGCCGCCACGACCGGCTTGCCCAGCTTCTCCAACCGGCGCAGCTGACCCTTCATGTCCTCCAGGAAGCCCAGCGCCTCAGGGGCGTTCTCCGGCGTGACCTGCACCAGGAGGTTCAGGTCGCCGCCGGCGAAGAAGGTCTTCTTGGCCGACGTCAGCACCACGCCGGCGATCTCGTCGCGAACCGCCTCGACCTGGGCGACGGCCTCGCCCATCGCCTGGTGGTACTCGGCGTTCATGACGTTCGCCGAGCCGGACATGTCCATGGTCAGCGTGACGATGCCCTCGTCGTCGCGCTCGAAGTGGATGGCCATCAGATCCTCTCGATGATCGTCGCGATGCCCATGCCGCCGCCCACGCACAGCGTGGCCAGGCCCCGGCGCAGGTCCCGGCGCTCCAGCTCGTCGAGCAGGGTGCCCAGGATCATGCAGCCGGTCGCGCCCAGCGGGTGGCCCATGGCGATCGCGCCGCCGTTGACGTTGACCTTGTCGTCGGGCAGGTCCAGCTCGCGCTGGAACTTCAGCACCACCGACGAGAACGCCTCGTTGATCTCGAACAGGTCGATGTCCTCCACCGACAGCCGCGCCTTCTCCAGCGCCTTGCGCGCCGCCGGGGCCGGGCCGGTGAGCATGATCGTCGGTTCGCTGCCGACCACGGCCACCGACACGATCCGGGCGCGCGGGGTCAGGCCCAGCTCGCGCCCCGCCCGCTCGTTGCCGATGAGCATGGCCGCCGCGCCGTCCACGATCTGCGACGAGTTGCCGGGCGTGTGGACGTGGTCGATGCGCTCGACGGTCGGGTAGCGGTCGATGGCCACGGCGTCGAAGCCCAGGTCGCCGTGGAACTGGAAGGACGGCTTCAGGCCGGCGAGGCCCTCCAGCGTGGTCTCCGGGCGGATGGCCTCGTCGTAGTCCAGGACGACCGTCCCGTTCTGGTCCACGACCGGGACCAGGGACTTCTCGAAGTAGCCCTTGTCCCGCGCCAGGGTCGCCCGCTGGTGGGAGCGCAGCGCCCACGCGTCCACGTCCTCGCGGCTGAAGCCCTCCAGGGTGGCGATCAGGTCCGCGCTGATGCCCTGCGGCACGAAGCTCGTGCGCAGGTTGGTCTCCGGGTCGGCCGCCCACGCGCCGCCGTCCGAACCCATCGGCACGCGCGACATCGACTCCACGCCGCCCGCGACCACGAGGTCCTCGAACCCGGACGCGACCTTCGCCGCGGCCAGGTTCACCGCCTCCAGGCCGGACGCGCAGAAGCGGTTGAGCTGCACACCCGCCGGGCGCAGGTCCCACCCGGCCGCCAGCACGGCGGTCCGGGCGATGTCCGAGCCCTGCTCACCGACCGGCGACACGACCCCGAGCACGACGTCGTCGACCGCCGACGTGTCCAGGTCGTTGCGCCGCGCCAGCGCGTCGAGCACCCCGGAGGCCAGGGTGATCGGCTTGACGCTGTGCAGCGAACCGCGCTTTCCCCTGCCACGCGGTGTGCGCACCGCGTCGAAGATCAAGGCTTCGCTCATGCTCCCACGGTAGGCAGCGGGGACGCCCAAGCCCATGACCGCACGAGGTGACTTATTAGCTCACGGCGAGCTGCATCACCTCGCTGTCGCCGGACCCGTCGCCGGAGAACCCGAGCCGCTCGTAGAGCCGCCGGGCGGCGTGGTTGCCGCGGAAGACGCGCAGCTGCACGCGCCGCCACCCGTGCTCCCGCGCCCAGGCCACCACGTCCCGCACCAGGGCCTCGCCGACGCCCCTCTTCCGGAACGACGGTTTCACCCACATGGAGTACAGGTAGAGCACATCGTCGTGGTCCTCGTGGGGCACCCCGGCCACGAGTCCCACGGGATCCGGTGCTTCGGCCACCACTTTCACACCCCACTTCGGGTGCAGCAGCTCGCGCCACCGGTCCTCGTCGTAGTCCCGCTCCCGGGACAGGGTCGAGCCGAACGCCTGCGGGTCGCTGGCCAGCGCGGTGAGCCGCAAGTCGCGCCAGGTGGCCCAGTCCCCCGGGGACAGCCTGCGGAGCTTCATGACCGCAGTGTTGCGCACGACCCTGACATTTGCGCTCACGATCTCCGCGCGACTGTGGGTGCGGCGGTCATGGCGGGTGGCGGCCGGCGGTGGGACCGTCGAGGCATGCCTACTCGCCGTTCACCGTGGATGACGGACGACCTGGACCAGTTGCGCCAGCTCGCCAGGACGTTCTTCGAGAAGGAATCGGTCCCGAACCACGAGCGCTGGGCCGCGCAGAAGCACGTGGACCGGGAGTTCTGGACCAAGGCGGGCGAACTGGGCCTGCTGTGCCTGTCCATCCCGGAGGAGTACGGCGGTGGCGGCGGCACTTTCGCGCACGAGGCCGTGCTGCTGGAGGAGCAGGCCCGCGCGGGGGACAGCGCGTGGGGCAACAGCGTGCACAGCGGCATCGTGGCCCACTACATCAACGCCTACGGCACCGAGGAGCAGAAGCACCGCTGGCTGCCCAAGCTGGCCAGCGGCGAGTCCGTGGGCGCGATCGCGATGACCGAGCCCGGCGGCGGGTCGGACCTGCAGAACATCAAGACGCGGGCCACCCGGCACGGCGACGAGTACGTCATCAGCGGCTCGAAGACCTTCATCACCAACGGCGCCCAGTGCGACCTGGTCATCGTGGTCGCCAAGACCGACCCCAGCCAGGGTGCGACCGGCATCTCCCTGCTGGTCGTCGAGACCGCCGAGACGCCCGGGTTCCGGCGCGGCCGGGTGCTGGACAAGATCGGGCTGAAGGGCCAGGACACCGCCGAGCTGTTCTTCGACGACGTCCGCGTGCCCGCCGACAACCTGCTGGGCTCGTCGGAGGGGCAGGGCTTCATCCAGCTCATGCAGCAGCTCCCGCAGGAACGGCTGATCATCGCCGTGGCGTCCATCGCGGGCATCGAGGCCGCCGTGGACCTCACCGTGGACTACGTCAAGGACCGCACGGCGTTCGGCCGGGAGCTCATCAAGTTCCAGAACACCCGGTTCACCCTCGCCGAGTGCGCCACCGAGGCCCGCGTGACCAGGGCTTTCGTGGACGAGTGCATCGAGGCGCACCTGGAGGGCAAGCTCGACGTGCCCACGGCGGCGATGGCCAAGTGGTGGTCCACCGAGCGGCTGTGCCGGGTCGTGGACGAGTGCGTGCAGCTGTTCGGCGGGTACGGCTACATGACCGAGTACCCCATCGCCCGCGCCTGGGCGGACGCCCGCGTGCAGAAGATCTACGGTGGGACGAACGAGATCATGAAGGAAATCATCGCGAGGTCGCTCTAGTGGGCGGGCCGCTGGCGGGGTTGAAGGTCGTCGAGCTGGCCGGGCTCGCGCCCGCGCCGTTCGGCTGCATGGTGCTCGCGGACCTGGGCGCGGACGTCGTCCGCGTGGACCGGGTGTCCGGCGGGCTGGAGGTGCCCGGGGACGTGCTCGGGCGCGGGCGGCGGTCCATCGGCGTGGACATCCGGCGGCCGGAGGGCGCGGAGCTGGTGCTCAGGCTGGTGGAGCGCTCCGACGTCCTGATCGAGGGCTTCCGGCCGGGGGTCACCGAGCGGCTGGGCATCGGGCCGGCCCAGTGCCTGGCGCGCAACCAGCGGCTGGTCTACGGCCGGATGACCGGCTGGGGCCAGGACGGGCCGCTGGCCGACCGCGCGGGCCACGACATCAACTACATCGCCCTGGCGGGCGCGCTGGAGCCGATCGGGCGGGCCGACCAGCCGCCGACCGTGCCGCTCAACGTCATCGGCGACTTCGGCGGCGGCGGGCTGCTGCTCGCGCTGGGCGTCCTGGCGGCCCTGTACGAGCGGGAGCGGTCCGGGCGGGGGCAGGTGGTGGACGCGGCCATGGTGGACGGCGCGGCGCTGCTGACGACGTTCCTGCACGGCATGAAGGCCGCCGGGGCGTGGGGCGGGCCGCGGGGCACGAACCTGCTCGACGGCGGCGCGCCGTTCTACGACGTTTATGCCACAGCGGATGGAAAGTACGTCAGCGTCGGCGCGTTGGAGGAGAAGTTCTACGCGGAGCTGCTGGTGTTGCTGGGGTTGACCGAGTCGGACGTGCCGAGCCGGCACGACCCGGCCCAGTGGCCCGCGCTGCGGGCGCGGATCGCCGAGGCGGTGGCCACCCGGACGAGGGACGAATGGGCGGCGCTGGCGCAGGGGAGTGACGCGTGCCTGGCGCCCGTGCTCGCGCCCGAGGAGGCCCCGGCGCACCCGCACAACCGCGCGCGGGGACGTTCGTCGAGGTAGGGGGCTTGGCCCAGCCCGGTCCGGCGCCGCGCTTCGACCGCACCCCGGCCGGGACGCCCGCCGCGCCGCCCTCGGCGGGGCACCACACGGACGAGGTCCTGGAGTCACTCGGACTGGGTGCGGCCGATATTGCGGAACTGCGCCGGTCCGGTGTCGTGGGTTGATGCGAAAAGGGTGCGACAAATCGCCGGGAGTGGTGCCGGGAAATGGGACGGCCGTACCTCGGCCTAATGACACACGGTGCGTGCGTCGCGCAAGTGGGTGATGTGCGCAGTGATGTGCTGGGGGTGCGCCCGGGATGTGCTGACGATGTGCGGAACCTCGGTGGTGTCGTGCCTGGGGGGTGGGGGCGAGTGGCCCGCACCCTGGACATCGGCGGGCGCCGCGGGGCTCTTGATCGGCCGTTCGGGTGATGTGGGTCACCGCGTACCCGTGGCAGCGTGCCTCCCTCTACACCCGGTCGTGGGATCACGGCGGGTTCCGGGCTCATCGTCCGGGTGAATGAGGGACCATGTGGGGGAACCGGCGGGCGCGCGGCCCGCCGCCGCGCACCTGTGAACGGACGGAGAGGCACCAGTGAACGTCAAGAAGGTGGTCACGCTGGCGGCCGTCGCGCTGCTGCTGTTCCTCCTGATCACCCAGCCCGACCAGTCCGCCGAGGCGGTGAAGACCGCCCTCGGGTGGCTGCGCCAGGGCGCCGAGTCGATCATCACGTTCGTCCGGAGCCTGTTCAACTAGTCCACCTCACGTAGTCCCCCTGGTCTGCTCACCATCCGTGACGGTCGGCCTCCTCCGTTGGACCGTCCGGGTGGAATGAGGGCTATAACGCGCTGGTAACAGGGTTTTCGACAAACCGGGGTCTAGCGGTTGTCGGTACCCGCTAATACGGTGCGCTGCATTGGCTGATCTTCGACCGACGAGGAGGCAGAATGGTCGAGGACTCCGGAGTCGACGAGCTGCTGCGGCAGTGGGCGGCCGAGCGCTCGGACGACGCCGAGCTGCGCGAGGTGAACCGGATCAAGGACGAGTGGCTGGCCGAGGCCCCGCCGTCCGCGCCGGGCATCCCCGTCCAGCGGGCGAACGGCGGGCCGCGCGGCCTGGTGAAGGTCGAGTCCGCGGACCCGGCCTACGTCGCGGCGATGCGGAAGCGGGCGCCCGAGGTGCCCGAGGTCCTGCTGGCCGCGGCGGCGAGCTACTGGCAGCTCGTGGGCGACCTGTCCGAGGCGGAGGCGTGGTGGGACGCGGGCATCAGCCCGTTGGACCAGCGGGCCCTCGACTACCGGGCCGCCGGGCTCACGCCCGCCGACCTGGGACGTCGGCTCGGACCGATGACGGTGCTCCAGCACCTGCGTCGGGGCAGTGCGGCGGCCTGGTGCGTGGCCAGGTTGCAGCGGCAGCGCCGGGACGGCGTTGCGTGATGTCGGGCGCGCCACGCGCGAGCGTGGCGCAGCGCAAGTGCGTCGCGCGGTGAGGGCGCGGCGTGGTCGGGACTAGCGTGAACCGGGAGGGCGGGCTCCTGTGCGGGGAGCCCATCCCGGCTGAGCGTCACCTTGTCGGTGGCTCGAAGTACCCTTGAGTCGTGCGCAGCGGTCTCATCACCCCCAAACGTGTGGCGATCGCCGTTGTGTGCTTGCTCTCGCTGGTGGTGTGCTGCGGATTGGCCTACTGGCAGTGGGAGCGGTTCTCCGAGGCCGGTGGCACGTTCCAGAACCTCGGGTACGTCTTCCAGTGGCCCCTGTTCGGGCTCTTCCCCGCCTTCATGGTGTGGCGGATGCGTCGACTGGCCGCCCAGCGCAAGGCCCAGGACGCGGCGCAGGTCACAGCGCAGGAGCCGGTGGCCGCGCCGTCCGAGCCGGTCGTTACCGTGGAGCCCGTCAGGACACCCGCGCACGACGACGAGGACGACGAGCTGGCGGCCTACAACCGCTACCTCCGGGACCTGAACGCGCGGGACCAGCGGTGAGCGAAGGCGGTCGGTAGGGCGATGAGCGGTGCGTTGGGCCGGTTCCGGTTCATGGCTTACGTGGTCGGTGTGGGCCTGCTCCTGCTCGTGACCGCGATGCTGGTCAAGTACCTGGGCGACTACGACGGCATGATGAAGGTCGTCGGCCCGGTGCACGGCTTCCTGTACGCGATCTACCTCGTCATCACGGTCGACCTGGCGCTCAAGGCGCGCTGGTCGCTCAAGGGCACGGCCCTGGTGCTGCTCGCGGGCACGATCCCGTTCGTGTCCTTCTACGCCGAGCGCAAGGTCGTGGAGAGCGTCCGCCTCGAGCGGGCACTGTGAGCGTGTCCGTGTTGACCGGGCCGACCAGGCACAACTAGCGTCTGGCGGTACCAACTGAACACGGCCGTCGATGTCGCGCGGGAGAGTCCCCGGTCCCGGGGCGCCGAAGGAGCAACTCCTCCCCGGAATCTCTCAGGCACAGCTACCGCCCGACGAAGGCAACTCTGGAAAGCAGGCGCCCGGCGCCTCGCCCACGGTGCAAGCCGCGCCCCCGCCGACGTGCGGGACCGCGGCGAAGCTCTCAGGCTCATGACAGAGGGGGAGGCTCACTCGAACGAGGAGTCTCGATGGACCGTGTCATCCTTCGTAGCGGCAGGCCGACCCACCCGGTCGGCGACCCTGCCGTGCCCGCCTTCAGGGAGGACCCCGTGGAAACCCGTCGGACGCCGCTGCACGCCGAGCACGAGGCGCTGGGCGCCCAGTTCACCGACTTCGCGGGCTGGCGGATGCCGCTGCGCTACGACAGCGAGCTGGCCGAGCACCACGCCGTGCGCACGTCGGCGGGCCTGTTCGACCTGACCCACATGGGCGAGATCGTCCTGACCGGCCCGGAGGCGGGTGCCGCGCTGGACTTCGCGCTGGTCGGCCACGCGAGCGCGATCGGCGTGGGCCGCGCCCGCTACACGATGATCTGCCAGGCCGACGGCGGCGTGGTCGATGACCTGATCGTGTACCGGACCGGTGACCAGGAGTACCTGGTCGTGGCGAACGCGTCCAACGCGGCGGTGGTCTTCGCGGCCCTCCAGGAGCGCGCTGAGGGCTTCGACACGACCGTCGAGGACAAGTCCACGGACTACGCGCTGCTGGCCGTGCAGGGGCCGAAGGCGGTCGCCATCCTCGAAGGCCTGACCGAGACCGACCTGGGCACGGTCAAGTACTACGCGTCCTACCCGACCGAGGTCGCCGGCAAGCCCGCGCTGCTCGCCCGCACCGGCTACACCGGCGAGGACGGCTTCGAGCTGTTCCTGGACCCCGCCGACGCCCCGCACGTGTGGCAGGCGCTGCTGGAGGCCGGTCAGCCGCACGACCTCAAGCCCGCCGGCCTGGGCTGCCGCGACACCCTGCGCCTGGAGGCCGGGATGCCGCTGTACGGCAACGAGCTGAGCACGTCCCGCACGCCGTACCACGCCAACCTGGGCCGCGTGGTGAAGCTGGACAAGCCCGGTGACTTCGTCGGCCGCGAGCCGCTGGCCAAGGTCGCCGAGGCGGGCGTCGAGGCCAAGCTGGTCGGCCTCAAGACCGAGTCCCGCCGCGCGCCGCGCCACGGGTACGCCGTGCTGGACGCCGACGGCACCCCGATCGGCGAGGTCACCAGCGGCGCGCTGTCCCCGACGCTGGGCTACTCCGTGGCGATGGCCTACGTGCCGCCCGCGCACGCCGAGCCCGGCACCAAGCTGTCCGTCGACGTCCGGGGCAGGCAGGAGCCCGTGCAGGTCGTCGCGCTGCCGTTCTACAAGCGCAACTCGTAGGGAGAAACCCCACCATGTCCGAGCACTTCAACACCTCCCTCGCGGAGTTCGACCCGGAGGTGGCCGAGGCGGTCGCGGCCGAGCTGCGCCGGCAGCAGGGCACCCTGGAGATGATCGCCTCGGAGAACTTCACGCCGGTGTCGGTGCTCCAGGCGCAGGGCTCGGTGCTGACCAACAAGTACGCCGAGGGCTACCCGGGCCGCCGCTACTACGGCGGCTGCGAGAACGTCGACGTGGTCGAGCGGCTGGCCATCGCGCGGGTCAAGGAGCTGTTCGGCGCGGGGTTCGCCAACGTGCAGCCGCACTCGGGCGCGCAGGCCAACGCGTGCGCGATGTTCGCGCTGCTCCAGCCCGGTGACACGATCCTGGGCCTGGACCTGGCGCACGGGGGCCACCTCACCCACGGCATGCGGATCAACTTCTCCGGCAAGCTCTACAACGTCGTGCCCTACCACGTGTCCGATGTGGACGGTCGGGTGGACATGGCCGAGGTCGAGGCGCTGGCGCAGGAGCACAAGCCGAAGCTGATCGTG
This DNA window, taken from Saccharothrix variisporea, encodes the following:
- a CDS encoding helix-turn-helix transcriptional regulator, translating into MVEDSGVDELLRQWAAERSDDAELREVNRIKDEWLAEAPPSAPGIPVQRANGGPRGLVKVESADPAYVAAMRKRAPEVPEVLLAAAASYWQLVGDLSEAEAWWDAGISPLDQRALDYRAAGLTPADLGRRLGPMTVLQHLRRGSAAAWCVARLQRQRRDGVA
- the gcvT gene encoding glycine cleavage system aminomethyltransferase GcvT; translation: METRRTPLHAEHEALGAQFTDFAGWRMPLRYDSELAEHHAVRTSAGLFDLTHMGEIVLTGPEAGAALDFALVGHASAIGVGRARYTMICQADGGVVDDLIVYRTGDQEYLVVANASNAAVVFAALQERAEGFDTTVEDKSTDYALLAVQGPKAVAILEGLTETDLGTVKYYASYPTEVAGKPALLARTGYTGEDGFELFLDPADAPHVWQALLEAGQPHDLKPAGLGCRDTLRLEAGMPLYGNELSTSRTPYHANLGRVVKLDKPGDFVGREPLAKVAEAGVEAKLVGLKTESRRAPRHGYAVLDADGTPIGEVTSGALSPTLGYSVAMAYVPPAHAEPGTKLSVDVRGRQEPVQVVALPFYKRNS
- a CDS encoding acyl-CoA dehydrogenase family protein; this encodes MPTRRSPWMTDDLDQLRQLARTFFEKESVPNHERWAAQKHVDREFWTKAGELGLLCLSIPEEYGGGGGTFAHEAVLLEEQARAGDSAWGNSVHSGIVAHYINAYGTEEQKHRWLPKLASGESVGAIAMTEPGGGSDLQNIKTRATRHGDEYVISGSKTFITNGAQCDLVIVVAKTDPSQGATGISLLVVETAETPGFRRGRVLDKIGLKGQDTAELFFDDVRVPADNLLGSSEGQGFIQLMQQLPQERLIIAVASIAGIEAAVDLTVDYVKDRTAFGRELIKFQNTRFTLAECATEARVTRAFVDECIEAHLEGKLDVPTAAMAKWWSTERLCRVVDECVQLFGGYGYMTEYPIARAWADARVQKIYGGTNEIMKEIIARSL
- a CDS encoding DUF3817 domain-containing protein, translating into MSGALGRFRFMAYVVGVGLLLLVTAMLVKYLGDYDGMMKVVGPVHGFLYAIYLVITVDLALKARWSLKGTALVLLAGTIPFVSFYAERKVVESVRLERAL
- a CDS encoding GNAT family N-acetyltransferase, producing the protein MKLRRLSPGDWATWRDLRLTALASDPQAFGSTLSRERDYDEDRWRELLHPKWGVKVVAEAPDPVGLVAGVPHEDHDDVLYLYSMWVKPSFRKRGVGEALVRDVVAWAREHGWRRVQLRVFRGNHAARRLYERLGFSGDGSGDSEVMQLAVS